In the Acidovorax sp. A79 genome, one interval contains:
- the murC gene encoding UDP-N-acetylmuramate--L-alanine ligase codes for MKHAIRHIHFVGLGGAGMSGIAEVLFNLGYRISGSDLADSATLRRLEGLGIKTCLGHAAAHIEGADAVVTSTAVTPDNPEVLAAREKKIPVVPRALMLAELMRLKQGIAIAGTHGKTTTTSLVTSVLAEAGLDPTFVIGGRLNSAGANAKLGSGDYIVVEADESDASFLNLLPVMAVVTNIDADHMDTYGHDFGRLKGAFVDFLHRMPFYGTAVLCVDSPAVRDILQSVTCPITSYGFSEDAQVRAINVRAEAGQMRFTVQRRNGVTLPDLDIVLNLAGEHNVLNALSAIAIAVELNIPDEAVQRALAGFKGVGRRFQSYGNLPARDGGQFTVIDDYGHHPVEMAATLAAARGAFPGRRLVLAFQPHRYSRTRDCFEDFVKVIGHADTVLLTEVYAAGEAPVVAADGRSLARALRVAGRVEPVFIDNVADLPQAIADNAKDGDVVMCMGAGSIGAVPGKVVELLQNNELKALEGSAL; via the coding sequence ATGAAGCACGCCATTCGCCATATCCATTTCGTCGGCCTGGGCGGCGCCGGCATGAGCGGCATCGCCGAGGTGCTGTTCAACCTGGGCTACCGCATCTCCGGCTCCGACCTGGCCGACAGCGCCACACTGCGCCGCCTGGAGGGCCTGGGCATCAAGACCTGCCTGGGCCACGCGGCGGCGCACATCGAAGGCGCCGATGCCGTGGTCACGTCCACGGCCGTCACGCCCGACAACCCCGAGGTGCTCGCAGCCCGGGAAAAGAAGATCCCGGTCGTACCCCGCGCGCTCATGCTGGCCGAGCTGATGCGCCTGAAGCAGGGCATCGCCATCGCGGGCACGCACGGCAAGACCACCACCACCAGCCTCGTGACCAGCGTGCTGGCCGAGGCGGGCCTGGACCCCACCTTCGTGATCGGCGGGCGGCTGAACAGCGCGGGGGCCAACGCCAAGCTGGGCAGCGGCGACTACATCGTGGTCGAGGCCGACGAGTCGGATGCCTCGTTCCTGAACCTGCTGCCCGTGATGGCCGTGGTGACCAACATCGACGCCGACCACATGGACACCTACGGGCACGACTTCGGCCGGCTCAAGGGCGCGTTCGTCGACTTCCTGCACCGCATGCCGTTCTACGGCACGGCCGTGCTGTGCGTGGACAGCCCGGCCGTGCGCGACATCCTGCAAAGCGTGACCTGCCCGATCACGAGCTACGGCTTTTCCGAAGATGCCCAGGTGCGTGCCATCAATGTGCGCGCCGAGGCGGGGCAGATGCGCTTCACCGTGCAGCGGCGCAACGGCGTCACGCTGCCGGACCTGGACATCGTGCTCAACCTCGCGGGCGAGCACAACGTGCTCAACGCGCTGTCGGCCATCGCCATCGCCGTGGAGCTGAACATCCCCGACGAGGCCGTGCAGCGCGCGCTCGCCGGCTTCAAGGGGGTGGGGCGGCGCTTCCAGAGCTACGGCAACCTTCCCGCCCGGGATGGCGGCCAGTTCACCGTGATCGACGACTACGGCCACCACCCGGTGGAGATGGCCGCCACGTTGGCAGCGGCGCGCGGCGCCTTCCCGGGCCGCCGCCTGGTGCTGGCCTTCCAGCCCCACCGCTACAGCCGCACGCGCGACTGTTTCGAGGATTTCGTGAAGGTCATCGGCCATGCCGACACCGTGCTGCTGACCGAGGTGTACGCCGCCGGCGAGGCGCCCGTGGTGGCGGCCGACGGCCGTTCACTGGCGCGCGCGCTGCGCGTGGCCGGCCGCGTGGAGCCGGTGTTCATCGACAACGTGGCCGACCTGCCGCAGGCCATCGCCGACAACGCGAAGGACGGCGACGTGGTGATGTGCATGGG